The following proteins are co-located in the Pectinophora gossypiella chromosome 23, ilPecGoss1.1, whole genome shotgun sequence genome:
- the LOC126377458 gene encoding uncharacterized protein LOC126377458 yields MAPPTTAGVTKRRARTFLPSRVVTTPAAPNLPPPPPRLTGLGTRMSPFPLLPGAGITARRTTTPPEHQRHPSQPVVRTMPPVALSMPSLDMETTPPRSYASTNPFSPLCELEKTPPRSYAAVLNTNPDSPPHAPPPA; encoded by the exons ATGGCTCCCCCAACCACCGCCGGAGTGACGAAGCGCAGGGCGCGCACCTTCTTGCCCTCGCGCGTCGTCACCACACCAGCAGCCCCCAACCTaccgccgcctccgccgcgccTCACCGGCCTAGGCACGCGAATGTCCCCCTTCCCGCTGCTGCCGGGAGCAGGAATTACTGCAAGGAGGACCACTACGCCGCCTGAACACCAGCGACACCCATCCCAGCCTGTGGTGAGGACCATGCCGcccgtcgcactctccatgccctcactggacatggagacaacgccGCCACGCTCGTACGCAAGTACAAACCCATTCTCGCCACTGTGCGAGTTGGAGAAGACGCCGCCGCGCTCATACGCCGCCGTCTTGAACACGAACCCAgactcgccgccgcacgcgcctccac CTGCCTGa